GATTTGCTTTCGCGAGAACGCGCACGCCGGCGTCGTGCCGGGCGTGACCAAGGCGTCGTGGTGAAGGGAAAGAGCGAATGTCCGTAACCGATCCTATTGCCGATATGCTGACGCGAATTCGAAACGCGAACACCGCCAATCACAAGACGGTGGACGTGCCGGCATCGCGCGTCAAGCAGGCGATCGCGCAGATCCTGACCGACGAAGGGTTCATCGAGGGCTTCGAGCGTCTCGATGCGGGCCCGCAAGGGACGATTCGTATCGCGCTGCGCTACGGTCCGGAGAAGGAGAAGATCATCACCGGGCTGCGGCGCATCTCGCGCCCCGGCTTGCGAGTCTACACGCGCAAGACGGAGATCCCGCGCGTCCTCGGCGGGCTCGGTATCGTCATCATCTCCACGCCGCAGGGCATCATGTCGGGCAAGCGCGCGAAAAAGCAAGGCGTCGGGGGCGAAGTCCTCGCGTACGTGTGGTGAGTCATGTCGCGCATAGGTAAGCTGCCGGTCGCGGTCCCGTCGGGCGTCTCGATCGAGTTCGACGGGGACGTCGTCGCCGTGAAGGGACCGAAAGGCGAGCTGCGTCAGCGCATCCTGGCCAACGTCGTGGCGGTCCGCCTCGACGACGGCAAGGTGCTCGTGGAGCGCAAGGGCGACGCGAAGGCGCACCGTGCGGCGCACGGGCTCACGCGCACGCTGATCGCCAACATGGTCGAAGGCGTAAGC
The nucleotide sequence above comes from Candidatus Binatia bacterium. Encoded proteins:
- the rpsH gene encoding 30S ribosomal protein S8, whose translation is MSVTDPIADMLTRIRNANTANHKTVDVPASRVKQAIAQILTDEGFIEGFERLDAGPQGTIRIALRYGPEKEKIITGLRRISRPGLRVYTRKTEIPRVLGGLGIVIISTPQGIMSGKRAKKQGVGGEVLAYVW